The DNA window CGTTTGTAAAGGGGCATGATAAGGTAAAATCTATATTGCTTCCTTTTTCTTCAATCTTGTTAATAACACCAACTGCTTCAATAATTCCTGTGAACATATTATTTTTTGCTAAATTTGTAAATTATAATCTTCAAAGATAATCAAAATGAGCCCAAAAAACCATAAAGTACGAGTAGGAATTTCAATAGGTGATTTCAATGGCATCGGTCCGGAGATCATTATGAAGTCTCTGAAAGACAAAACTATTACGGATTTTTTCACTCCTGTAATTTTTGGTTCGGGAAAGTTGTTCACTTATCAGAAAAATATTTTCAAGCTGAATCTTAATTTCAACTATGTTAATGAAGCTTCCCAGGCACAGGTCGGGAAACTTAATATGGTGAATCTTACCAAGGAAAATGTAAATGTAGAACTGGGAGTTCCAACTGAGGAATCAACAAAAATGGCGATTGATTCTTTGGAAGCCGCTACTGAAGCTTTAATAAGAGGTGATATCGACGTTCTTGTAACCGCACCTATCAACAAAGATGAGATGGTAAAAATGGGATTCAAGCATGCCGGACACACGGGATACTTTGAAGAGAAGTTCGACAAAAAAGGATTGATGTTCCTGGTAACTGAAGATCTTAAAGTTGCGGTTTCTACCCATCATATTCCTATTGCTCAGGTTGCAGAAAATATTTCTAAAGAGAAAATCAAAAAACAGATCAAAGCACTGAATCAGACTTTGATTGAAGACTTCTGCATTCAAAAACCGAAAATTGCAGTTTTAGGATTAAATCCACATGCCGGAGACGGCGGAGTGATTGGTAGTGAAGAAATTGAAATTATCTCTCCAGCTATCAAGGAACTTTCCGATAACGGAATATTAGCATTCGGCCCTTTTCCGGCTGACAGCTTTTTCCAGCCAGGCAAATACAAGAGTTTTGATGCGGTTTTGGCCATGTATCACGATCAGGGATTAGCCCCGTTCAAGACATTAGCTTATGAGGAGGGAGTAAATTATACAGCAGGACTTCCTTTTATCAGAACATCTCCCGATCACGGAGTCGCTTATGATATTGCGGGGAAAAATATTGCTGACGAACAGAGTTTTACAGAGGCTATTTTCACGGCGATCAAAGTGTTCAACAACAGAATTGAATACAACGAACTGATGAGCACTCGCCTTCAGCCAAGAAAAATGGTTGTAGACAATGGAATAGATGAAGATCTACCAGAGGAAACTGAAGCATAAATCATTAAAACAAATTTTAATTTAATTTGTTTTAGATTTTATTTGTTATTATAAAAAAAATGCATATTTTTGCACACTCATTTTATGGACAAGTTAAGAAACTATGACGTAAGCTTTTCCGGACTTAAAAACGGAAAACACGAGTTCAAGTTTGAGATAGATAAAACGTTCTTTCAATTATTTGACACTGAGCAGGAATTTACAAATCCTAGAATAGGAGTAGATGTATTACTAGATAAGCATACTACTTTTCTGGAATTTGAAATTAAAATACACGGATTGGTAGAGCTGGTTTGTGACATTACAAACGAAGATTTCGACTATCCTATTGAAAATAAGATCAATATCCTTGTGAATTTCGGGGAAGAATATGATGACAGCAATGAAGATGTTATTACGATTCCTTCTACAGAGCACGCATTCAATGTAGCACATTTGATTTACGAAAATGTAATGCTTTCTATCCCGATGAAGAAGATTTCACCGAATATAGGTGATGAAGATCTGAAAATTCTTGAACAGTTCAGTCCCAAAGAAATTGAGATAGAAGAAGAGAAAGAACACGAAAGTGACCCGAGATGGGATGCTTTAAGAAAATTAAAAGACAATAATTAAATAAAATAATTTAAATATGATGAGATGATAAATCTCATCGCTCATCAATTAAAAAAGTTATTACAAAATGGCACATCCTAAGAGAAGACAGTCGTCCACAAGAAGAGATAAGAGAAGAACTCACTATAAAGCTGTAGTTCCTCAATTAGCTAAAGATGCAGCAACTGGTGAACTTCACCTTTACCACAGAGCTCACTGGCATGAAGGAAAACTTTACTACAGAGGTAAAGTAGTATTGGAAAAAGAAGTAGCTACTACTGAAGAAAACTAATAGAGGATTTTATTCAAAAAAACCTCATTTTAATACAAAAACCGTCCAAATTTGTTAAATTTGGACGGTTTTTTATTGTTTTTTATGTTTTTTTGGTATCTTTGACCCAAAATCAAATATCAATTTTATGGACATTAAAGACATACAAAATCTTATTAAGTTTGTATCTAAAGCTGAAGTTTCAGAAGTGAAGTACAAAACTAAAGATTTCGAAATCACTATTAAAACTCCATTGGCTGGAAGCGATACTGTTTATGCACAACCTGCAGTATACCATACTGCTCCTCAGGCAGTAGCTGCTCCGGCACCTGTTGCAGCTCAGGCTGCGGCACCTGCTGACAAGGCTGAAGCTGCATCTGATGACAGCAAATATGTAACGATTAAGTCTCCAATGATCGGTACTTTCTATAGAAAACCATCTCCGGATAAGGATGTATTTGTAAATGTAGGTGATGAAGTAGCAGTAGGTAAAGTGGTTTGTGTAATTGAAGCAATGAAGTTATTCAACCAGATTGAATCTGAGATCAGCGGAAAAATCGTTAAGATCTTAGTAGATGATGCTACACCTGTAGAATATGATCAACCATTATTCTTAGTTGACCCATCTTAATTATAATATTGATTAATGATGATTGATAATTGATTAAATCAATTTCAAATTTCAAATTTTCAAATTTCAAATAGTATTAAGATGTTCAAAAAAATATTAATAGCCAATCGTGGCGAAATTGCAATGCGTATTTTACGTACTTGTAAAGAAATGGGGATCAAAACTGTTGCGGTATACTCTACTGCAGATAAAGACAGTCTTCACGTAAGATTTGCTGATGAGGCGGTTTGTATTGGTCCTGCGATGAGCAAAGACTCATACCTTAAAATCCCTAATATTATTGCTGCTGCGGAAATTACCAATGCTGATGCTATTCATCCGGGTTACGGTTTCTTATCTGAGAATGCTAACTTCTCAAGAATCTGCCAGAAGAATGGGATCAAATTTATTGGTGCTTCCCCTGAACAGATCGAAAAAATGGGCGACAAAGCAAATGCTAAAGCTACCATGAAGGCAGCTGGTGTACCTTGTGTACCTGGCTCTGACGGTTTGATCGAATCTTATGAGCATGCTGTAAAAGTTGCTGAAGAAACAGGATACCCTGTCATGATCAAAGCAACTGCCGGTGGTGGTGGTAAAGGAATGAGAGCTGTTTGGAAAGCTGAAGATCTTAAAGAACACTGGGAATCTGCGATTCAGGAAGCTGTTGCAGCCTTTGGAAACGGAGGAATGTATATGGAAAAACTGATCGAAGAGCCTAGACACATTGAGATTCAGGTTGCCGGTGATCAATTTGGTAAAGCTTGTCACCTTTCTGAAAGAGACTGTTCTGTACAGAGAAGAAATCAGAAATTAACTGAAGAAACTCCATCTCCTTTCATGACCGATGAGCTTCGTGAGAAAATGGGTGATGCTGCTGTAAAAGCTGCAGAATTCATTGGATATGAAGGTGTGGGAACTATCGAATTCCTTGTAGACAAACACAGAAATTTCTATTTCATGGAAATGAATACAAGAATCCAGGTAGAGCACCCTATTACTGAACAGGTAATTGATTATGACCTGATCAGAGAACAAATTCTTCTTGCTGCGGGAACTCCTATTTCAGGAATCAATTATTATCCTAAATTACACTCAATCGAGTGCAGAATCAATGCTGAAGATCCTTATGCAGATTTCAGACCATCTCCGGGAAAAATCACAGGATTAAACATTCCTGGCGGACACGGAATCAGAGTAGATACTCACGTATATTCAGGATATTCAATTCCTTCTAACTATGACTCAATGATTGCTAAGCTTATTACTACGGCTCAAACCCGTGAGGAAGCAATTGCAAAAATGAGACGTGCCCTTGAGGAATTCTATATTGAAGGAGTAAAAACTACCATTCCTTTCCACAGACAACTGATGGATAATGAAGATTATCTTGCAGGAAACTATACTACAAAATTCATGGAAGATTTTGTAATGGATAGAAAATATGATAATCACTAAGATTATTTTAAAATAAAGATATAAACTGCCTCTTCTCGGGGCAGTTTTTTTTATTTCCTAAAAGTTAAATATATCCCGGATTAATAAAAGTTAACAAAAAAAATCGGTTTGAGACTATCAATAAAAATCCTGTTCTTATAAAGATAGAATACCTACAACAATTGGCTGATAAAGAAAATATTTGCTGATATATTTTTATTCCGGCTCAAAATCTACTTCAATTCCAGCAGTTAACCTCATTAGGTTTTGGTTCAGGCATCTCATTAATATTGCGTAAATTTGTGAAAAAGCAAAACATATGTCAACAGCAGAAACAACAAAAAACTCACAATATTTTATTGACCTTGAAGACAAACATGGAGCACACAATTATCACCCTCTTCCAGTAGTACTGGATCGTGGAGAAGGTGTTTTCGTCTGGGATGTAGAGGGCAAAAAGTATTATGATTTTCTTTCAGCATATTCTGCTGTAAACCAGGGACACTCTCATCCTAAAATTGTGGAAGCATTGGTAGAGCAGGCTAAAAAATTAGCTTTGACTTCAAGAGCTTTCTACAACTCTAAATTGGGAGAGTATGAACAAAAGATCACGACTCTTTTCGGATTCGATAAAGTATTACCGATGAACTCCGGAGCTGAAGCTGTGGAAACAGCCGTAAAGCTGGCCAGAAAATGGAGTTATGAAGTAAAAGGAATTTCAGAAAACGCAGCTAAAATCATCGTTTGTGAAAATAACTTCCATGGAAGAACAACAACGATTGTTTCTTTTTCCAATGATCCTGATGCTAATCAAAATTATGGGCCATTTACTCCCGGATTTATTAAAATTCCATACAATGACATTGCAGCATTGGAAGAAGTTCTGAGAAGAGAAGCAGAAAATATTGCAGCATTTCTAGTTGAACCTATTCAAGGGGAAGCAGGAGTATATGTTCCGGATGAAAACTTCCTTAAAGATGCTTCTGAACTATGCAAAAAATACAACGTTCTTTTCATCGCTGATGAAGTACAAACCGGTATTGCAAGAACAGGCAGACTGATCGCTTGTCATCATGAGGATGTACAACCGGATATCCTGATCCTTGGAAAAGCACTTTCAGGCGGAATGTATCCTGTGTCGGCAGTTTTGGCGAATGATAGCATTATGAATGTCATCAAGCCGGGACAGCACGGTTCTACGTTCGGAGGAAACCCGATTGCATGTGCTGTGGCAGTGGCTGCTTTGGATGTGGTTGCTGAGGAAAAACTATCTGAAAGAGCTGAAGAACTTGGTCAGTTATTCAGAGCTGAGATCGAAAAATTAATGGATAAAACAGACCTTATTACCAAGGTAAGAGGAAAAGGGCTTTTAAATGCAATCATCATTAACGATACACCGGAAAGCTCTACAGCATGGAATCTTTGTTTACAATTAAAAGAAAACGGATTATTGGCAAAACCAACTCATGGTAATATCATCAGACTGGCACCACCATTGGTTATCACTGAAGAGCAACTCCTTGATTGTGTAAAAATTATTGAGAAAACGTTCGTGGAGTATAAGAATTAATTTCTTCCAAGAACTTTTTCATAAAATCTAAGATAATTATTGGACATTTCGGTATAACTATACTGTTTTGTCCAATTTTTTATTTCCTGACTTCTTTCTTCTTTCTCACTGTTGTATAATGCCATCTTTTCGTTAAATACATCAGCCATTTCTTTGGGATCAAAGCTATCAAAATAAAATGCTTTATCTCCTCCGATTTCCGGAAGACTTGTGTATTTTGAAAGAAATACAGGCTTTCCAAAAGCCATTGCTTCAATAGGTGGAATACCAAATCCTTCTGCAATGGAAGGGTGACACATGGCATCAGCATGTTGAATAACAGCATATTTTTCTTCTTCGGAAAGATTCTTCAGAAAATGAACTCTTTTTTCAATATTCAATTCTTTGATTCTTGCGCGAACTTCATCTGCATACGGTTGCTTTTCATCTGAAGCGATAAGAACCAGATCATCTTCAATATATGGTAACATTTCAACCAAAGTCATCTGATTCTTCTTATTGAAAAGTACCCCTATATTGAGGATATATTTTTTGTCTTTTAAAAAGCTATACTTTCCCAGGTGATATTCTCTGTTTTCAGGAAGCTGAATCCCATTATGGATCACCACTATATCTTTAAGCTTATTAAACTGAAAAAGGGCCTTATTTTCAATTAAATTCTGCTTTGCATATTCTGAAATACAGACGATATAATCTGCATTTTTCACATTGTTTTTGACCTTCCCCAGCATTTTTATTTTTTTAAACTCACTTAGGTTTTCATGTAAAAAATTCAGATCGTGCAGGGTTACGACTTTAATTGTTTTCTTATAATTTCGATGAAAATAGGAAGAAAGCTGGTGACTTACGTGAATCAGATCAAAATCTCCACTGAATCGTTCGTAAAAACGGTGAAGTTTGCTCCAGGAAACATGGTTTGTTGCAGGTCCGAACTTTTCAAGCTGCTCTTTATCTCCAAAATAAGATATTTCAAACTTAGAATTATTTTCCTCAAGACCCTTAGCGAGATTTCGAAAAACATTTGCAATTCCTGAATTGGGGTATCTGAGACGCTCAAGATCAATTAAGATTTTTGCCATACGATAATAACGGAAAATTTTTAAGAAAATTTGTTTTTAAAGAAAACTATTTCTTTTTCAAGACTATGATTATTTTTAATGAATTCATGGGCTTTGTGTCTTAAAGCATCATATAACTCATCATTTTTCAAAAGAATTTCCATGTATTCGGCAAATTCTTTGGCATCATCTGTTACCAGACAACCATTGTCAACTTTTTGTGAAAGACCATCTACACCACGGGTATTGGTCACAACCGGTAAATTATTACTCAAAGATTCCAGTACTTTAATTTTAACTCCTGTTCCACTCAACATGGGACAGATTGTAATTCTTGCATTGTCATAAAATTCCTTCAAGTCATCAACCATACCATGTATAACAACATCAGGATATTCTTTTTTTATCTCTTTCCCTACTTTTCCAATAATATGAATTTTAATAGTATCTTTTAAGTGGGGCAATACCTTTTCAAGGAACCAGTTAATACTATTTACATTGTGAGGATTATTGCTGGCAACATACACAACATCGTATTTATACTTGTGTTGCAACGGCATCAATTGTTTTTGAGGAAAAGGAACGGGCATATGTTTTACCTTCTTGTTGGTAAATTGTCCGAATATATATTCTTCCTCCACAGAGTAAGTCCATATTTCATCAAATTTTTTTAAAATATCAATTTCACCCTGAAATAACTTTCCAATTTTTTTGCACTTGTTGCTATTTTGTGCTGTAATGAAATCGTGGGTATCAATAATAAAATTAGATTTTGTTTTTACTTTGTTGATAATCTCCCCCCAAGTTGCATAGCTGATAATGAAGTTATCAAAATGACGGGTATTAGCAATTTCCGCAAATTCTTTTCGTAAAATCCAGCTTGTCATATCAATTGGATTTTTCCTGAAAAGGTAGGGCAATTTGTACAGAAAAAAATATTTAAAAAAATGATGTTTATATTTTTTATCTAAAAGAATTAATTCAATATTAGGATATTTTTCAGAAAACAAGATCTTCTCATCCTCTTTCCAAAGTCCCCAATCTTTTAATGACACAAATGTTATTTCAACACTTTCAAAGGTATTAAAATAAGAAAGCATCTGATTGAGTCTCGTCGTATTTCCTGCTTTTCCGGACATCGGATTATCAGGCATAAAATACAAAAGTTTCTTTTTCAAAATTTTCTATTCTAATATTGCATTATAAATATTAATATGCTCTTCCACTGCTTTTTCCCATGAAAACTCTTTCGCTCTTTCAATCGCTTTTTGAGCATATTCCATACGATATTCTTCATCGTTGTATAATTTCCAGATCACTTCGGACAAAGCATTTTCATCTGTAGGATCAAGTTGTATGCCAGCTTCTCCTACCACCTCCGGCAGTGACGAAGTATTTGAAGTAACAGTCGGAATACCGCATTGCATCGCTTCTAATGGTGGAAGCCCGAATCCTTCATACAGTGACATATAATAAAATGAATTGGCCTGGCTGTAAACCGAAGCTAAATCTTCGTCAGGTATTCTTCCCGTAATAATAATTTTTCCTTTTAAATCTTTGGCATTTTCGTATTCTTCAAAAATCTTGTCGTATTGCCAGCCTTTTGAACCCACCAAAACCAAGCTTAGATCACTAACACTATGTGTATCCAGCATTTTGATAAAGGACCTGATTAAATGGTCTATATTCTTACGTGGTTCTAACGTACTTAAACTTAATATATATTTTTCCGGAAGATTATATTTCTCTCTTATTAAAGCGTTTTCCTTTGCATCCGAACTTTGATAAAAAATATCCGGAGAAGCAGCAAGCCTGCTCACAAAAACTTTCTTTGGGTCTATATACGGTGCATATTCAAGCAGATCTTTCCTTGTATTTTCAGAAACACATATCGCATAATTATTGGGACCAATACTTTTAATCGTATTATCCAGCAACTGCGTATTATCATTGTATTCCGGATATAAAATAGGAATCAAATCATGAATTGTAACGACTTTTTTAACATTAGGAAATTCCTCTAAACTTTTATGAATGGGATAATATAAAGAGTGATATATCTGAGCATCCTGAATACCTTCATTATAACTCACTTTGTAATCAAATATACCTAATTTGTTATACAGCTTTCGGAAAGGCTTTTCTTTTCTGAAGGGAATAAATTTGACTCTTTCACAGTTATTTGCATTCTTAAGCGTAAGTTGGTGATCAGAAAGAAACCGATCAATTTTGAATTGAGTTTCCTTATGATTATTAAAATTAAAATTAGAATATGAAAGTTCTATTTCCTCACGGGATATAAAACGCTTAAACAGCTCATAAGCCACTCTGAATATTCCAGTTTGATTATTCTTATAGGCGTTTCCAATAACCTCAATGTCAAAAATAAGTTTTATCCTCATTAAATATATTTATAGCGTGTCATAAAAAGCATTTTGCTTCTTTTGTCTTTCCATTTCTTTGATGTGAACCAGACAATATTCGTCATTTTCTGTTGGCAATTCTTTTACCCGGGTATAATTCACCAATACCTCATGAATTTTATTCTGCCAATAAATATTTTTACCTAGTTTAAATAATCTGTTTTGAAAATCCGGAAAGTTAATATAATTATTCTGATTTTTTTTCCAGTTCCATTTTTCTATATATTCCTCTGTAATACCGTTTACAATATTAATCCTTGGAATCAGAAAACAATCATATTTTCTGTTTTTAGATAGGAAACTTTTCAGGTTTGTAATTAATTTTTCTTTTGGATATTCATCGGCGTCTATCTGAAAGAGATATCTGGATTTTGCATGTTTAATCAAAGTATTTTTAAAGGTTGCAAAATCTCCATTTAATTTAGCTTCAATAACATTCACTTTGGATCTATAGTCATTCAGCAGCTCTCCTACTTTCTGATCAGGATTTGTCACATCCCGTAAGATAAGTACTTCATCATTTTTATCAATTAATGGCAATAGCACCTCTAAAAGCAGCTTTAGCTCAGTATACTCATTACAAACCGTGATTCCGTAAGTAATTGTTATGGGTTTAAAAAAATCAAACATCTTTTCTGGTTATTAGTTCTTGTTCGTAAGACTTATGCTGTTGTAATTCAAAGCTCAGATTATTAATTTTAAAATGATCAGGCTTTCCAAATAGCTTTTGAAAAAAATTTTTCTCTGAAGTCTTTTCGTCTTCAATAGAATCTGCAAGACTTCTAAAAGTACGCCTATTTTTCTCAGAAAGCTTTTTTGCATTGAATTTTATGACAACATCATCAGTCACTTCTGCATTTTTGGGTCTGAATTTCTCTGTTAAATCAAACCTCGTATTCTTTTGTTCATCCTCAATATATTTCGATGCATCATAATCGGAATAAATATGATCAACAAACACTTCCAATTCTCTAACAGCATTATCAGTAGGGTTATCTAAAACCAAACCGTACTGAAGTTTTCTTTTCACTTTAGATTGATTGGTAAAACTCCATTTTCGTATAAAATTACGCAATGAGTTTTCTTCAATTTTTTTTGTTTTATTCCGGAATTCTTCAGAAAACCGGGACGTTTTGCTTACAAAATGATATACAATGGCATCAGGACACACAAAAGTTTTTTCGCCTGACATGCGCAATCTCAAAATTAAATCATCATCCTCACAAAACATAGGTTTAAAAAGAGGATCAAGACCATTAATCTTTACCAGCACCTCTTTTTTAGCAGCCAGAAAGAAACTGACATCGTTGGTATATTCTCCCTTTTGTGCAGTCTGGTCCTTTTCAAATTGAAAGAATAAGTCAAATTGAAAAGTTTCAAAATCACTTCCAAAATCACAAATTTCTTTCCATAATCTTTTGTCCGAAGCAAAAATAGGGGGTTCAATTACCTTATAATATACCAGATTATTGGTAGACAAGGCTTCCTCAAGTGAAGACAAAAAATTTCTACCGATTACCATATCATTATGTAAAAAACATACATGAGCCTTGGTAGAGATTTCTATTGCTTTATTATAAGTATCTGAAAGAGTTTTTTCTTCCTCATTATAAAAATAAATAAGATTCTCATCTTGCAAAGAATCGAGCCATAGATGAGTTCCGTCTGAACTTCCGTAGCTTACAAAAACGATTTCCGTTTCAGGATAGTTTTCTCTTATTGAATAATAACAACTTTTTGAATATTCAAGATTATTTTTCAGTCCGATTAAAAGCGAAATATTATTATTCATTCATTATTTTTTAATTTGTAGATAGAGTCATCTGACAATAAAATATTCCCCTTCGTGTCTATTACTAATTTCCAGATTATTGTCCGGCTTAATGGCTACAAATTTAGAAATTAAGTTCAAAAAAGCCAACTTCTGGTCATAAATCATTTTTACCTGATCGTTTAGCGTGCAAAAACAGAATAACTTTAAGTATAAAAAAACTGCCTCATCAAAAGATAAGGCAATTTTATTAGTTAAAAATGTGACTCAATTAATAAGCATAAAACTCAATCCCTATCATAAATCATTAGCTAACCCCATAATTTTAAGTAAATTTGCACCAAAATTTTAATTGAAATGGACAAAGTAAGAGTACGTTTTGCTCCAAGTCCTACGGGACCTTTACATTTGGGAGGCGTAAGAACTGCATTATATGATTATCTTTTTGCTAAAAATCAAGGCGGAGAATTTGTATTAAGAATTGAGGATACAGACACTGCTAGATACGTAGAAGGAGCTGAAGACTATATTGAAGAAGCCTTAGAATGGTGTGGAATTATCCCGGATGAAAGTCCCAAAAAAGGAGGAAAATTTGCCCCTTACCGACAATCTGAAAGAAGAGATATCTATGATCGATATACAGAGCAGATCTTAAAAACCGACTATGCCTATTTAGCTTTTGACACTACGGAAGAACTGGACGCTATACGTGCAGAATTTGAAGCTAAAGGCGATGTATTCTCCTATGATAATAAAACGAGAAACCGTTTAAGAAACAGTCTTGCCCTTTCTGAGGAAGAAGTTCAAAAGTTATTGGATGAAAAAACTCCGTACGTCGTAAGATTCAAAATGCCTGTTGACAGAATATTGAATCTTGAAGATATTATCCGTGGAAAATCTTCTGTGAATACCAATACGCTAGATGATAAAGTTCTGGTAAAAAATGACGGAATGCCTACTTACCATTTTGCCAACATCGTGGATGACCACGAAATGGAAATATCTCACGTGATTCGTGGTGAGGAATGGTTACCATCTTTGGGTCTACACACCTTATTATATGAAGCAATGGGTTGGGAGGCTCCACAGTTTGCCCACCTGTCACTGATTTTAAAACCTGAAGGAAAAGGGAAATTAAGCAAAAGAGACGGGGACAAATTCGGATTCCCGGTATTCCC is part of the Chryseobacterium lactis genome and encodes:
- the pdxA gene encoding 4-hydroxythreonine-4-phosphate dehydrogenase PdxA — protein: MSPKNHKVRVGISIGDFNGIGPEIIMKSLKDKTITDFFTPVIFGSGKLFTYQKNIFKLNLNFNYVNEASQAQVGKLNMVNLTKENVNVELGVPTEESTKMAIDSLEAATEALIRGDIDVLVTAPINKDEMVKMGFKHAGHTGYFEEKFDKKGLMFLVTEDLKVAVSTHHIPIAQVAENISKEKIKKQIKALNQTLIEDFCIQKPKIAVLGLNPHAGDGGVIGSEEIEIISPAIKELSDNGILAFGPFPADSFFQPGKYKSFDAVLAMYHDQGLAPFKTLAYEEGVNYTAGLPFIRTSPDHGVAYDIAGKNIADEQSFTEAIFTAIKVFNNRIEYNELMSTRLQPRKMVVDNGIDEDLPEETEA
- a CDS encoding YceD family protein, yielding MDKLRNYDVSFSGLKNGKHEFKFEIDKTFFQLFDTEQEFTNPRIGVDVLLDKHTTFLEFEIKIHGLVELVCDITNEDFDYPIENKINILVNFGEEYDDSNEDVITIPSTEHAFNVAHLIYENVMLSIPMKKISPNIGDEDLKILEQFSPKEIEIEEEKEHESDPRWDALRKLKDNN
- the rpmF gene encoding 50S ribosomal protein L32; this encodes MAHPKRRQSSTRRDKRRTHYKAVVPQLAKDAATGELHLYHRAHWHEGKLYYRGKVVLEKEVATTEEN
- the accB gene encoding acetyl-CoA carboxylase biotin carboxyl carrier protein, whose protein sequence is MDIKDIQNLIKFVSKAEVSEVKYKTKDFEITIKTPLAGSDTVYAQPAVYHTAPQAVAAPAPVAAQAAAPADKAEAASDDSKYVTIKSPMIGTFYRKPSPDKDVFVNVGDEVAVGKVVCVIEAMKLFNQIESEISGKIVKILVDDATPVEYDQPLFLVDPS
- the accC gene encoding acetyl-CoA carboxylase biotin carboxylase subunit, producing the protein MFKKILIANRGEIAMRILRTCKEMGIKTVAVYSTADKDSLHVRFADEAVCIGPAMSKDSYLKIPNIIAAAEITNADAIHPGYGFLSENANFSRICQKNGIKFIGASPEQIEKMGDKANAKATMKAAGVPCVPGSDGLIESYEHAVKVAEETGYPVMIKATAGGGGKGMRAVWKAEDLKEHWESAIQEAVAAFGNGGMYMEKLIEEPRHIEIQVAGDQFGKACHLSERDCSVQRRNQKLTEETPSPFMTDELREKMGDAAVKAAEFIGYEGVGTIEFLVDKHRNFYFMEMNTRIQVEHPITEQVIDYDLIREQILLAAGTPISGINYYPKLHSIECRINAEDPYADFRPSPGKITGLNIPGGHGIRVDTHVYSGYSIPSNYDSMIAKLITTAQTREEAIAKMRRALEEFYIEGVKTTIPFHRQLMDNEDYLAGNYTTKFMEDFVMDRKYDNH
- the rocD gene encoding ornithine--oxo-acid transaminase: MSTAETTKNSQYFIDLEDKHGAHNYHPLPVVLDRGEGVFVWDVEGKKYYDFLSAYSAVNQGHSHPKIVEALVEQAKKLALTSRAFYNSKLGEYEQKITTLFGFDKVLPMNSGAEAVETAVKLARKWSYEVKGISENAAKIIVCENNFHGRTTTIVSFSNDPDANQNYGPFTPGFIKIPYNDIAALEEVLRREAENIAAFLVEPIQGEAGVYVPDENFLKDASELCKKYNVLFIADEVQTGIARTGRLIACHHEDVQPDILILGKALSGGMYPVSAVLANDSIMNVIKPGQHGSTFGGNPIACAVAVAALDVVAEEKLSERAEELGQLFRAEIEKLMDKTDLITKVRGKGLLNAIIINDTPESSTAWNLCLQLKENGLLAKPTHGNIIRLAPPLVITEEQLLDCVKIIEKTFVEYKN
- a CDS encoding glycosyltransferase family 4 protein; the protein is MAKILIDLERLRYPNSGIANVFRNLAKGLEENNSKFEISYFGDKEQLEKFGPATNHVSWSKLHRFYERFSGDFDLIHVSHQLSSYFHRNYKKTIKVVTLHDLNFLHENLSEFKKIKMLGKVKNNVKNADYIVCISEYAKQNLIENKALFQFNKLKDIVVIHNGIQLPENREYHLGKYSFLKDKKYILNIGVLFNKKNQMTLVEMLPYIEDDLVLIASDEKQPYADEVRARIKELNIEKRVHFLKNLSEEEKYAVIQHADAMCHPSIAEGFGIPPIEAMAFGKPVFLSKYTSLPEIGGDKAFYFDSFDPKEMADVFNEKMALYNSEKEERSQEIKNWTKQYSYTEMSNNYLRFYEKVLGRN
- a CDS encoding glycosyltransferase, producing the protein MKKKLLYFMPDNPMSGKAGNTTRLNQMLSYFNTFESVEITFVSLKDWGLWKEDEKILFSEKYPNIELILLDKKYKHHFFKYFFLYKLPYLFRKNPIDMTSWILRKEFAEIANTRHFDNFIISYATWGEIINKVKTKSNFIIDTHDFITAQNSNKCKKIGKLFQGEIDILKKFDEIWTYSVEEEYIFGQFTNKKVKHMPVPFPQKQLMPLQHKYKYDVVYVASNNPHNVNSINWFLEKVLPHLKDTIKIHIIGKVGKEIKKEYPDVVIHGMVDDLKEFYDNARITICPMLSGTGVKIKVLESLSNNLPVVTNTRGVDGLSQKVDNGCLVTDDAKEFAEYMEILLKNDELYDALRHKAHEFIKNNHSLEKEIVFFKNKFS
- a CDS encoding glycosyltransferase family 4 protein, with translation MRIKLIFDIEVIGNAYKNNQTGIFRVAYELFKRFISREEIELSYSNFNFNNHKETQFKIDRFLSDHQLTLKNANNCERVKFIPFRKEKPFRKLYNKLGIFDYKVSYNEGIQDAQIYHSLYYPIHKSLEEFPNVKKVVTIHDLIPILYPEYNDNTQLLDNTIKSIGPNNYAICVSENTRKDLLEYAPYIDPKKVFVSRLAASPDIFYQSSDAKENALIREKYNLPEKYILSLSTLEPRKNIDHLIRSFIKMLDTHSVSDLSLVLVGSKGWQYDKIFEEYENAKDLKGKIIITGRIPDEDLASVYSQANSFYYMSLYEGFGLPPLEAMQCGIPTVTSNTSSLPEVVGEAGIQLDPTDENALSEVIWKLYNDEEYRMEYAQKAIERAKEFSWEKAVEEHINIYNAILE
- a CDS encoding glycosyltransferase, coding for MFDFFKPITITYGITVCNEYTELKLLLEVLLPLIDKNDEVLILRDVTNPDQKVGELLNDYRSKVNVIEAKLNGDFATFKNTLIKHAKSRYLFQIDADEYPKEKLITNLKSFLSKNRKYDCFLIPRINIVNGITEEYIEKWNWKKNQNNYINFPDFQNRLFKLGKNIYWQNKIHEVLVNYTRVKELPTENDEYCLVHIKEMERQKKQNAFYDTL